The following proteins are co-located in the Manihot esculenta cultivar AM560-2 chromosome 7, M.esculenta_v8, whole genome shotgun sequence genome:
- the LOC110618667 gene encoding putative disease resistance protein RGA4 isoform X2, translating into MADGVLSNVVGDIITKLGSLALDEIGLWWGVKGELEKLKDTVSSIRNVLLDAEEQQKLNHQVKGWLERLEEVVYDADDLVDDFATEALRRRVMTGNGMTNELSIFFSSSNPITYSFQICRKIKAIRERLADIEGDRKFKLEVRPYQERIAWRDQTESSLPEVVIGREGDKKAITELVLSPNGEECVSVLSIVGMGGLGKTTLAQIIFNDELIKNSFERRIWVCVSDPFDVKMIVRKILESATGNKSEDLELEAFKSQLGGIIDRKKYLLVLDDVWNENREKWQNLKRLLVGGSSGSKILITTRSKKVADISSTMAPHVLEGLSRDESWSLFLHVALEGQEPKHANVREIGEEILKKCCGVPLAIKTIASLLYEKNPETEWPLFLRNELSKISQDDNDIMPTLKLSYDHLPSHLKHCFAYCALYPKDYKIDVKTLIHLWVAQGFIDSPSTSDCLENIGLEYFMKLWWRSFFQEVKRDKFGNVESCKMHDLMHDLATTVGWTRIQLVNSDADAPKIDEKIRYVALNLDVAPQEILNNAKRLRSFLLLGKHDIAKRLRSFPKHDYDALFIHKNLWCLRAHDMSYCRIEKVDSCIKMLKHLRYLDVSRNVELRVLPNSITDLLNLQVLNVSNCSELKELPKDIKKLVNLRHLYCEGCFSLTHMPRGLGQLTSLQTLSVFVAAKGHISSKDVGKINELNELKNLRGRLQIKKLGCDNEIVNLNLKEKPLLQSLELFHWEESCEDSNVDRDEMSFQNLQPHRNLKELKVVKYGGRRFPSWFSSLTYLVDLCMWYCKRCQYLPPIDQIPSLQRLEILGFYDLEYMEIEGQRTSFFPSLKTLKLYHCPKLKGWQKKRDDSTALELLQFPCLSDFTCTWCPNLTSIPQFGSLDESLNLNDASPQLVHQIFTPSISSSSSIIPPLSKLKHLSIEYIKELESLPPDGLRNLTCLRSLTIDNCPALKCLPQEMHSLTSLRRLDIKCCPQLKERCGNKKGADWAFISHIQNITVDYQGIQMVGRYLLDDEASKLVEDLEKMLLLQLLFD; encoded by the exons ATGGCCGACGGAGTTCTCTCTAACGTTGTCGGAGATATCATTACCAAGCTGGGTTCTCTAGCCCTTGATGAGATCGGATTGTGGTGGGGCGTCAAAGGTGAGCTTGAGAAACTTAAGGACACAGTTTCTAGTATTCGCAATGTTCTTCTGGATGCTGAGGAGCAGCAGAAACTTAACCATCAAGTGAAAGGCTGGCTTGAGAGGCTAGAAGAAGTTGTTTATGATGCTGATGACTTGGTAGATGACTTCGCCACTGAAGCTCTAAGGCGCCGAGTGATGACTGGAAATGGAATGACAAATGAGCTAAGTATCTTCTTTTCGTCTTCAAATCCAATTACTTATAGCTTTCAAATCTGTCGTAAAATTAAGGCGATTAGGGAGAGGCTAGCTGATATTGAAGGTGATAGAAAATTTAAGTTAGAGGTTCGACCATATCAGGAGAGGATTGCATGGAGGGATCAAACTGAGTCCTCTTTACCTGAAGTGGTTATAGGGAGAGAGGGTGACAAAAAGGCAATTACAGAACTTGTATTGTCTCCCAATGGTGAAGAGTGTGTTTCAGTCCTCTCAATTGTTGGAATGGGAGGGTTAGGGAAGACGACTCTTGCTCAAATCATATTCAATGATGAACTGATTAAGAATTCATTTGAGCGAAGAATATGGGTGTGTGTTTCAGATCCTTTTGATGTGAAAATGATTGTTAGAAAGATTCTAGAGTCTGCAACAGGGAATAAATCAGAAGATCTTGAGTTAGAAGCATTTAAATCTCAACTTGGAGGAATTATTGATAGAAAGAAATATCTGCTTGTTCTAGATGATGTGTGGAATGAGAATAGAGAAAAATGGCAGAATTTAAAGAGATTATTAGTGGGTGGCTCTAGTGGAAGTAAGATATTAATAACCACTCGCTCTAAAAAGGTGGCAGATATATCTAGCACAATGGCACCACATGTTTTGGAAGGGTTGTCTCGGGATGAGTCTTGGTCTTTGTTTTTGCATGTAGCACTTGAGGGGCAGGagccaaaacatgcaaatgtaAGAGAGATTGGAGAGGAGATTTTGAAGAAATGTTGTGGAGTTCCTCTTGCTATAAAAACTATCGCAAGTCTCTTGTATGAGAAAAATCCAGAAACTGAGTGGCCGCTCTTTTTAAGAAATGAACTCTCAAAAATAAGTCAAGATGATAATGATATTATGCCAACACTGAAACTAAGTTATGATCATCTCCCATCACATTTGAAGCATTGTTTTGCATACTGCGCATTATATCCAAAAGATTATAAGATTGATGTGAAAACATTAATCCATCTTTGGGTTGCACAAGGGTTTATTGATTCACCTAGTACGAGTGATTGTCTTGAAAATATTGGGCTTGAATATTTTATGAAACTGTGGTGGAGGTCATTTTTTCAAGAGGTGAAAAGAGATAAATTTGGAAATGTCGAAAGCTGTaaaatgcatgatttaatgcaTGATCTCGCAACCACAGTGGGCTGGACAAGGATCCAGCTAGTAAATTCTGATGCTGATGCACCAAAAATTGATGAGAAAATCCGTTATGTAGCATTGAATTTGGATGTTgcaccacaagaaattcttaatAATGCAAAAAGACTACGATCATTTCTTTTGCTTGGGAAACATGATATTGCAAAAAGACTACGATCATTTCCGAAACATGATTACGATGCGCTGTTTATTCATAAAAACTTATGGTGCTTGCGTGCACATGATATGAGTTATTGTAGGATTGAGAAGGTGGATAGTTGTATAAAAATGCTAAAACATCTAAGATATCTTGATGTTTCTCGGAATGTGGAACTTAGGGTACTTCCAAATTCTATTACGGATTTGCTGAATTTACAAGTATTAAATGTCTCTAATTGTAGCGAGCTCAAAGAATTGCCTAAGGATATTAAAAAGCTTGTGAATCTTAGGCATTTATATTGTGAAGGTTGTTTCTCTTTGACTCATATGCCACGTGGGCTTGGGCAGTTGACTTCACTTCAGACGTTGTCAGTGTTCGTAGCGGCAAAAGGGCATATTTCCTCAAAGGATGTtggaaaaataaatgaattgaaTGAGCTTAAGAATTTGAGGGGACGTCTTCAAATTAAAAAGCTGGGATGTGATAATGAGATTGTAAATCTTAATTTGAAAGAGAAGCCACTCCTTCAATCATTGGAATTATTCCATTGGGAGGAGAGTTGCGAAGATTCAAATGTTGATAGAGATGAAATGTCATTCCAAAATCTCCAACCACATCGCAATCTTAAAGAGTTAAAAGTGGTTAAGTATGGAGGTAGGAGGTTCCCAAGTTGGTTCTCTTCCCTCACGTATCTTGTCGATCTCTGTATGTGGTATTGCAAGAGATGTCAGTATCTCCCACCAATCGATCAAATCCCTTCTCTTCAACGTCTAGAGATTTTGGGATTCTATGATTTAGAATACATGGAGATTGAGGGACAACGAACATCATTCTTTCCATCCCTAAAGACTCTCAAGCTATATCATTGTCCTAAGCTTAAAGGATGGCAGAAGAAGAGGGATGATTCGACAGCACTTGAGCTACTCCAATTTCCTTGTCTTTCAGATTTCACTTGTACTTGGTGCCCTAATTTGACCTCCATCCCTCAGTTTGGATCTCTCGACGAATCACTAAATTTGAACGACGCAAGCCCACAACTCGTGCACCAAATATTCACACCAtcaatctcttcttcttcctcaatcATTCCCCCTCTCTCTAAATTGAAGCACCTTTCGATTGAGTACATTAAAGAGCTCGAATCCCTACCTCCAGATGGACTGCGGAATCTCACTTGTCTTCGAAGCCTAACCATTGATAATTGTCCGGCATTGAAGTGTCTGCCTCAAGAGATGCATTCCCTCACCTCTTTACGAAGATTGGATATCAAGTGCTGTCCCCAATTGAAGGAGAGATGTGGAAATAAAAAGGGTGCGGATTGGGCTTTCATTTCTCACATCCAAAATATTACAGTTGATTACCAAGGAATTCAAATGGTGGGCCGGTATCTACTGGATGATGAAGCTTCG AAGTTAGTAGAGGACTTGGAAAAGATGTTATTGCTGCAATTACTTTTTGATTAA
- the LOC110618667 gene encoding putative disease resistance protein RGA4 isoform X3, which yields MADGVLSNVVGDIITKLGSLALDEIGLWWGVKGELEKLKDTVSSIRNVLLDAEEQQKLNHQVKGWLERLEEVVYDADDLVDDFATEALRRRVMTGNGMTNELSIFFSSSNPITYSFQICRKIKAIRERLADIEGDRKFKLEVRPYQERIAWRDQTESSLPEVVIGREGDKKAITELVLSPNGEECVSVLSIVGMGGLGKTTLAQIIFNDELIKNSFERRIWVCVSDPFDVKMIVRKILESATGNKSEDLELEAFKSQLGGIIDRKKYLLVLDDVWNENREKWQNLKRLLVGGSSGSKILITTRSKKVADISSTMAPHVLEGLSRDESWSLFLHVALEGQEPKHANVREIGEEILKKCCGVPLAIKTIASLLYEKNPETEWPLFLRNELSKISQDDNDIMPTLKLSYDHLPSHLKHCFAYCALYPKDYKIDVKTLIHLWVAQGFIDSPSTSDCLENIGLEYFMKLWWRSFFQEVKRDKFGNVESCKMHDLMHDLATTVGWTRIQLVNSDADAPKIDEKIRYVALNLDVAPQEILNNAKRLRSFLLLGKHDIAKRLRSFPKHDYDALFIHKNLWCLRAHDMSYCRIEKVDSCIKMLKHLRYLDVSRNVELRVLPNSITDLLNLQVLNVSNCSELKELPKDIKKLVNLRHLYCEGCFSLTHMPRGLGQLTSLQTLSVFVAAKGHISSKDVGKINELNELKNLRGRLQIKKLGCDNEIVNLNLKEKPLLQSLELFHWEESCEDSNVDRDEMSFQNLQPHRNLKELKVVKYGGRRFPSWFSSLTYLVDLCMWYCKRCQYLPPIDQIPSLQRLEILGFYDLEYMEIEGQRTSFFPSLKTLKLYHCPKLKGWQKKRDDSTALELLQFPCLSDFTCTWCPNLTSIPQFGSLDESLNLNDASPQLVHQIFTPSISSSSSIIPPLSKLKHLSIEYIKELESLPPDGLRNLTCLRSLTIDNCPALKCLPQEMHSLTSLRRLDIKCCPQLKERCGNKKGADWAFISHIQNITVDYQGIQMVGRYLLDDEASLVEDLEKMLLLQLLFD from the exons ATGGCCGACGGAGTTCTCTCTAACGTTGTCGGAGATATCATTACCAAGCTGGGTTCTCTAGCCCTTGATGAGATCGGATTGTGGTGGGGCGTCAAAGGTGAGCTTGAGAAACTTAAGGACACAGTTTCTAGTATTCGCAATGTTCTTCTGGATGCTGAGGAGCAGCAGAAACTTAACCATCAAGTGAAAGGCTGGCTTGAGAGGCTAGAAGAAGTTGTTTATGATGCTGATGACTTGGTAGATGACTTCGCCACTGAAGCTCTAAGGCGCCGAGTGATGACTGGAAATGGAATGACAAATGAGCTAAGTATCTTCTTTTCGTCTTCAAATCCAATTACTTATAGCTTTCAAATCTGTCGTAAAATTAAGGCGATTAGGGAGAGGCTAGCTGATATTGAAGGTGATAGAAAATTTAAGTTAGAGGTTCGACCATATCAGGAGAGGATTGCATGGAGGGATCAAACTGAGTCCTCTTTACCTGAAGTGGTTATAGGGAGAGAGGGTGACAAAAAGGCAATTACAGAACTTGTATTGTCTCCCAATGGTGAAGAGTGTGTTTCAGTCCTCTCAATTGTTGGAATGGGAGGGTTAGGGAAGACGACTCTTGCTCAAATCATATTCAATGATGAACTGATTAAGAATTCATTTGAGCGAAGAATATGGGTGTGTGTTTCAGATCCTTTTGATGTGAAAATGATTGTTAGAAAGATTCTAGAGTCTGCAACAGGGAATAAATCAGAAGATCTTGAGTTAGAAGCATTTAAATCTCAACTTGGAGGAATTATTGATAGAAAGAAATATCTGCTTGTTCTAGATGATGTGTGGAATGAGAATAGAGAAAAATGGCAGAATTTAAAGAGATTATTAGTGGGTGGCTCTAGTGGAAGTAAGATATTAATAACCACTCGCTCTAAAAAGGTGGCAGATATATCTAGCACAATGGCACCACATGTTTTGGAAGGGTTGTCTCGGGATGAGTCTTGGTCTTTGTTTTTGCATGTAGCACTTGAGGGGCAGGagccaaaacatgcaaatgtaAGAGAGATTGGAGAGGAGATTTTGAAGAAATGTTGTGGAGTTCCTCTTGCTATAAAAACTATCGCAAGTCTCTTGTATGAGAAAAATCCAGAAACTGAGTGGCCGCTCTTTTTAAGAAATGAACTCTCAAAAATAAGTCAAGATGATAATGATATTATGCCAACACTGAAACTAAGTTATGATCATCTCCCATCACATTTGAAGCATTGTTTTGCATACTGCGCATTATATCCAAAAGATTATAAGATTGATGTGAAAACATTAATCCATCTTTGGGTTGCACAAGGGTTTATTGATTCACCTAGTACGAGTGATTGTCTTGAAAATATTGGGCTTGAATATTTTATGAAACTGTGGTGGAGGTCATTTTTTCAAGAGGTGAAAAGAGATAAATTTGGAAATGTCGAAAGCTGTaaaatgcatgatttaatgcaTGATCTCGCAACCACAGTGGGCTGGACAAGGATCCAGCTAGTAAATTCTGATGCTGATGCACCAAAAATTGATGAGAAAATCCGTTATGTAGCATTGAATTTGGATGTTgcaccacaagaaattcttaatAATGCAAAAAGACTACGATCATTTCTTTTGCTTGGGAAACATGATATTGCAAAAAGACTACGATCATTTCCGAAACATGATTACGATGCGCTGTTTATTCATAAAAACTTATGGTGCTTGCGTGCACATGATATGAGTTATTGTAGGATTGAGAAGGTGGATAGTTGTATAAAAATGCTAAAACATCTAAGATATCTTGATGTTTCTCGGAATGTGGAACTTAGGGTACTTCCAAATTCTATTACGGATTTGCTGAATTTACAAGTATTAAATGTCTCTAATTGTAGCGAGCTCAAAGAATTGCCTAAGGATATTAAAAAGCTTGTGAATCTTAGGCATTTATATTGTGAAGGTTGTTTCTCTTTGACTCATATGCCACGTGGGCTTGGGCAGTTGACTTCACTTCAGACGTTGTCAGTGTTCGTAGCGGCAAAAGGGCATATTTCCTCAAAGGATGTtggaaaaataaatgaattgaaTGAGCTTAAGAATTTGAGGGGACGTCTTCAAATTAAAAAGCTGGGATGTGATAATGAGATTGTAAATCTTAATTTGAAAGAGAAGCCACTCCTTCAATCATTGGAATTATTCCATTGGGAGGAGAGTTGCGAAGATTCAAATGTTGATAGAGATGAAATGTCATTCCAAAATCTCCAACCACATCGCAATCTTAAAGAGTTAAAAGTGGTTAAGTATGGAGGTAGGAGGTTCCCAAGTTGGTTCTCTTCCCTCACGTATCTTGTCGATCTCTGTATGTGGTATTGCAAGAGATGTCAGTATCTCCCACCAATCGATCAAATCCCTTCTCTTCAACGTCTAGAGATTTTGGGATTCTATGATTTAGAATACATGGAGATTGAGGGACAACGAACATCATTCTTTCCATCCCTAAAGACTCTCAAGCTATATCATTGTCCTAAGCTTAAAGGATGGCAGAAGAAGAGGGATGATTCGACAGCACTTGAGCTACTCCAATTTCCTTGTCTTTCAGATTTCACTTGTACTTGGTGCCCTAATTTGACCTCCATCCCTCAGTTTGGATCTCTCGACGAATCACTAAATTTGAACGACGCAAGCCCACAACTCGTGCACCAAATATTCACACCAtcaatctcttcttcttcctcaatcATTCCCCCTCTCTCTAAATTGAAGCACCTTTCGATTGAGTACATTAAAGAGCTCGAATCCCTACCTCCAGATGGACTGCGGAATCTCACTTGTCTTCGAAGCCTAACCATTGATAATTGTCCGGCATTGAAGTGTCTGCCTCAAGAGATGCATTCCCTCACCTCTTTACGAAGATTGGATATCAAGTGCTGTCCCCAATTGAAGGAGAGATGTGGAAATAAAAAGGGTGCGGATTGGGCTTTCATTTCTCACATCCAAAATATTACAGTTGATTACCAAGGAATTCAAATGGTGGGCCGGTATCTACTGGATGATGAAGCTTCG TTAGTAGAGGACTTGGAAAAGATGTTATTGCTGCAATTACTTTTTGATTAA
- the LOC110618667 gene encoding putative disease resistance protein RGA4 isoform X1: MADGVLSNVVGDIITKLGSLALDEIGLWWGVKGELEKLKDTVSSIRNVLLDAEEQQKLNHQVKGWLERLEEVVYDADDLVDDFATEALRRRVMTGNGMTNELSIFFSSSNPITYSFQICRKIKAIRERLADIEGDRKFKLEVRPYQERIAWRDQTESSLPEVVIGREGDKKAITELVLSPNGEECVSVLSIVGMGGLGKTTLAQIIFNDELIKNSFERRIWVCVSDPFDVKMIVRKILESATGNKSEDLELEAFKSQLGGIIDRKKYLLVLDDVWNENREKWQNLKRLLVGGSSGSKILITTRSKKVADISSTMAPHVLEGLSRDESWSLFLHVALEGQEPKHANVREIGEEILKKCCGVPLAIKTIASLLYEKNPETEWPLFLRNELSKISQDDNDIMPTLKLSYDHLPSHLKHCFAYCALYPKDYKIDVKTLIHLWVAQGFIDSPSTSDCLENIGLEYFMKLWWRSFFQEVKRDKFGNVESCKMHDLMHDLATTVGWTRIQLVNSDADAPKIDEKIRYVALNLDVAPQEILNNAKRLRSFLLLGKHDIAKRLRSFPKHDYDALFIHKNLWCLRAHDMSYCRIEKVDSCIKMLKHLRYLDVSRNVELRVLPNSITDLLNLQVLNVSNCSELKELPKDIKKLVNLRHLYCEGCFSLTHMPRGLGQLTSLQTLSVFVAAKGHISSKDVGKINELNELKNLRGRLQIKKLGCDNEIVNLNLKEKPLLQSLELFHWEESCEDSNVDRDEMSFQNLQPHRNLKELKVVKYGGRRFPSWFSSLTYLVDLCMWYCKRCQYLPPIDQIPSLQRLEILGFYDLEYMEIEGQRTSFFPSLKTLKLYHCPKLKGWQKKRDDSTALELLQFPCLSDFTCTWCPNLTSIPQFGSLDESLNLNDASPQLVHQIFTPSISSSSSIIPPLSKLKHLSIEYIKELESLPPDGLRNLTCLRSLTIDNCPALKCLPQEMHSLTSLRRLDIKCCPQLKERCGNKKGADWAFISHIQNITVDYQGIQMVGRYLLDDEASVSWCFFFPICKLNLYEKIFTL; this comes from the coding sequence ATGGCCGACGGAGTTCTCTCTAACGTTGTCGGAGATATCATTACCAAGCTGGGTTCTCTAGCCCTTGATGAGATCGGATTGTGGTGGGGCGTCAAAGGTGAGCTTGAGAAACTTAAGGACACAGTTTCTAGTATTCGCAATGTTCTTCTGGATGCTGAGGAGCAGCAGAAACTTAACCATCAAGTGAAAGGCTGGCTTGAGAGGCTAGAAGAAGTTGTTTATGATGCTGATGACTTGGTAGATGACTTCGCCACTGAAGCTCTAAGGCGCCGAGTGATGACTGGAAATGGAATGACAAATGAGCTAAGTATCTTCTTTTCGTCTTCAAATCCAATTACTTATAGCTTTCAAATCTGTCGTAAAATTAAGGCGATTAGGGAGAGGCTAGCTGATATTGAAGGTGATAGAAAATTTAAGTTAGAGGTTCGACCATATCAGGAGAGGATTGCATGGAGGGATCAAACTGAGTCCTCTTTACCTGAAGTGGTTATAGGGAGAGAGGGTGACAAAAAGGCAATTACAGAACTTGTATTGTCTCCCAATGGTGAAGAGTGTGTTTCAGTCCTCTCAATTGTTGGAATGGGAGGGTTAGGGAAGACGACTCTTGCTCAAATCATATTCAATGATGAACTGATTAAGAATTCATTTGAGCGAAGAATATGGGTGTGTGTTTCAGATCCTTTTGATGTGAAAATGATTGTTAGAAAGATTCTAGAGTCTGCAACAGGGAATAAATCAGAAGATCTTGAGTTAGAAGCATTTAAATCTCAACTTGGAGGAATTATTGATAGAAAGAAATATCTGCTTGTTCTAGATGATGTGTGGAATGAGAATAGAGAAAAATGGCAGAATTTAAAGAGATTATTAGTGGGTGGCTCTAGTGGAAGTAAGATATTAATAACCACTCGCTCTAAAAAGGTGGCAGATATATCTAGCACAATGGCACCACATGTTTTGGAAGGGTTGTCTCGGGATGAGTCTTGGTCTTTGTTTTTGCATGTAGCACTTGAGGGGCAGGagccaaaacatgcaaatgtaAGAGAGATTGGAGAGGAGATTTTGAAGAAATGTTGTGGAGTTCCTCTTGCTATAAAAACTATCGCAAGTCTCTTGTATGAGAAAAATCCAGAAACTGAGTGGCCGCTCTTTTTAAGAAATGAACTCTCAAAAATAAGTCAAGATGATAATGATATTATGCCAACACTGAAACTAAGTTATGATCATCTCCCATCACATTTGAAGCATTGTTTTGCATACTGCGCATTATATCCAAAAGATTATAAGATTGATGTGAAAACATTAATCCATCTTTGGGTTGCACAAGGGTTTATTGATTCACCTAGTACGAGTGATTGTCTTGAAAATATTGGGCTTGAATATTTTATGAAACTGTGGTGGAGGTCATTTTTTCAAGAGGTGAAAAGAGATAAATTTGGAAATGTCGAAAGCTGTaaaatgcatgatttaatgcaTGATCTCGCAACCACAGTGGGCTGGACAAGGATCCAGCTAGTAAATTCTGATGCTGATGCACCAAAAATTGATGAGAAAATCCGTTATGTAGCATTGAATTTGGATGTTgcaccacaagaaattcttaatAATGCAAAAAGACTACGATCATTTCTTTTGCTTGGGAAACATGATATTGCAAAAAGACTACGATCATTTCCGAAACATGATTACGATGCGCTGTTTATTCATAAAAACTTATGGTGCTTGCGTGCACATGATATGAGTTATTGTAGGATTGAGAAGGTGGATAGTTGTATAAAAATGCTAAAACATCTAAGATATCTTGATGTTTCTCGGAATGTGGAACTTAGGGTACTTCCAAATTCTATTACGGATTTGCTGAATTTACAAGTATTAAATGTCTCTAATTGTAGCGAGCTCAAAGAATTGCCTAAGGATATTAAAAAGCTTGTGAATCTTAGGCATTTATATTGTGAAGGTTGTTTCTCTTTGACTCATATGCCACGTGGGCTTGGGCAGTTGACTTCACTTCAGACGTTGTCAGTGTTCGTAGCGGCAAAAGGGCATATTTCCTCAAAGGATGTtggaaaaataaatgaattgaaTGAGCTTAAGAATTTGAGGGGACGTCTTCAAATTAAAAAGCTGGGATGTGATAATGAGATTGTAAATCTTAATTTGAAAGAGAAGCCACTCCTTCAATCATTGGAATTATTCCATTGGGAGGAGAGTTGCGAAGATTCAAATGTTGATAGAGATGAAATGTCATTCCAAAATCTCCAACCACATCGCAATCTTAAAGAGTTAAAAGTGGTTAAGTATGGAGGTAGGAGGTTCCCAAGTTGGTTCTCTTCCCTCACGTATCTTGTCGATCTCTGTATGTGGTATTGCAAGAGATGTCAGTATCTCCCACCAATCGATCAAATCCCTTCTCTTCAACGTCTAGAGATTTTGGGATTCTATGATTTAGAATACATGGAGATTGAGGGACAACGAACATCATTCTTTCCATCCCTAAAGACTCTCAAGCTATATCATTGTCCTAAGCTTAAAGGATGGCAGAAGAAGAGGGATGATTCGACAGCACTTGAGCTACTCCAATTTCCTTGTCTTTCAGATTTCACTTGTACTTGGTGCCCTAATTTGACCTCCATCCCTCAGTTTGGATCTCTCGACGAATCACTAAATTTGAACGACGCAAGCCCACAACTCGTGCACCAAATATTCACACCAtcaatctcttcttcttcctcaatcATTCCCCCTCTCTCTAAATTGAAGCACCTTTCGATTGAGTACATTAAAGAGCTCGAATCCCTACCTCCAGATGGACTGCGGAATCTCACTTGTCTTCGAAGCCTAACCATTGATAATTGTCCGGCATTGAAGTGTCTGCCTCAAGAGATGCATTCCCTCACCTCTTTACGAAGATTGGATATCAAGTGCTGTCCCCAATTGAAGGAGAGATGTGGAAATAAAAAGGGTGCGGATTGGGCTTTCATTTCTCACATCCAAAATATTACAGTTGATTACCAAGGAATTCAAATGGTGGGCCGGTATCTACTGGATGATGAAGCTTCGGTAAGTTGGTGTTTTTTCTTTCCAATTTGCAAATTGAACTTATATGAGAAAATCTTCACTCTATGA